One genomic segment of Vibrio quintilis includes these proteins:
- the nspC gene encoding carboxynorspermidine decarboxylase: protein MQNSELKTPYFMIDESKLIHNLEIAKKLKEISGVKLVLALKCFSTWGVFDIIKPYLDGTTSSGPFEVQLGYETFGGETHAYSVGYSEDDVKAVVEQCDKMIFNSQNQLAAYRHLVEGKASLGLRLNPGVSYAGQDLANPARKFSRLGVQAGHIDPAVFDTIEGVMFHMNCENKDVDAFIGLLDDISANFGEYLDRLQWVSLGGGVFFTWPGYDVEKLGCALKLFSEKHGVQLYLEPGEAIITQTTDLVVTVVDIVENEMKTAIVDSATEAHRLDTLIYDEPASIAEADEQGRHEYVIGSCSCLAGDQFCVARFEKPLQQGQRLHIMDSAGYTMVKLNWFNGLRMPSVYCRRSTGDIELLNEFDYSDFKRSLSQWSVS from the coding sequence ATGCAAAACAGCGAACTGAAAACCCCATATTTTATGATTGATGAGTCGAAGTTGATTCATAACCTTGAGATTGCAAAAAAACTCAAAGAGATTTCAGGTGTGAAACTGGTGCTGGCTCTCAAGTGTTTCTCAACCTGGGGTGTGTTTGACATTATCAAGCCATATCTTGACGGAACAACCAGCTCCGGACCTTTTGAAGTTCAGCTAGGCTATGAAACTTTTGGTGGTGAAACCCATGCTTACAGCGTCGGATACAGCGAAGACGATGTAAAAGCTGTCGTTGAGCAGTGCGATAAAATGATTTTTAATTCTCAGAATCAGCTTGCGGCTTATCGTCATCTTGTGGAAGGAAAAGCTTCACTTGGCTTACGTTTGAATCCGGGGGTGAGTTATGCCGGGCAGGATTTGGCGAATCCGGCACGGAAATTTTCCCGTCTTGGGGTTCAGGCTGGCCACATAGATCCGGCAGTATTTGATACTATCGAGGGCGTCATGTTCCACATGAATTGTGAAAATAAAGATGTGGATGCCTTTATCGGTTTACTGGATGATATTTCAGCAAACTTTGGTGAATATCTTGATCGCCTCCAGTGGGTGAGTCTGGGTGGTGGTGTCTTTTTCACCTGGCCGGGATACGATGTTGAAAAGCTGGGCTGTGCGCTGAAATTATTTTCTGAGAAACATGGCGTGCAGCTCTATCTCGAACCGGGAGAAGCAATTATTACCCAAACGACTGATTTGGTGGTCACTGTTGTTGATATTGTCGAAAATGAAATGAAAACCGCGATTGTAGACTCTGCGACTGAGGCGCATCGCCTCGATACTTTGATCTATGACGAACCTGCTTCAATTGCTGAAGCTGATGAACAGGGCCGTCATGAATATGTGATTGGTTCCTGTTCCTGCCTTGCCGGAGATCAGTTCTGTGTTGCAAGATTTGAAAAACCACTGCAGCAGGGGCAGCGTTTACATATTATGGACAGTGCCGGTTATACCATGGTGAAACTCAACTGGTTTAACGGACTGAGAATGCCATCTGTTTATTGCCGGCGCTCAACAGGTGACATCGAGCTGTTGAACGAGTTTGATTACAGCGATTTTAAGCGCTCGCTCTCACAATGGTCAGTCAGCTGA
- a CDS encoding carboxynorspermidine synthase has protein sequence MSILQIGAGGVGWVVAHKAAQNNDILGDITIASRTIAKCEKIIESIRGKNNLKDTAKKLEARAVDADDVDALVALIQDVKPDLVINVGPPWVNMTIMEACYQAKVSYLDTSVAVDLCSEGQQVPQAYDWQWGYREKFKQAGITGILGAGFDPGVVSIFAAYAVKHLFDEIDSIDVMDVNAGDHGKKFATNFDPETNMLEIQGDSFFWEEGEWKCVGCHTRMHEFDFPVVGKHKVFSMAHDEVRSLKEFIPAKRIEFWMGFGDRYLNYFNVMRDIGLLSPDPVTLPDGREVQPLHVLKALLPDPTSLAPGYTGNTCIGTWVQGMKDGKPRSVFLYNIADHEVAYKDVEHQAISYTTGVPAITAAIQYFKGKWADAGVFNMEQLDPDPFLKTMPEIGLDWDYQELEVGQPDIQILK, from the coding sequence ATGTCGATTTTACAGATTGGTGCCGGCGGTGTCGGTTGGGTAGTTGCGCACAAGGCAGCACAAAACAATGACATTTTGGGTGATATCACGATTGCATCCCGCACCATTGCAAAATGTGAAAAGATTATTGAATCGATTCGGGGAAAAAATAACCTGAAAGACACAGCGAAGAAGCTGGAAGCTCGTGCGGTCGATGCGGATGATGTTGATGCTTTGGTCGCTTTGATTCAGGATGTTAAGCCTGATCTGGTGATTAACGTTGGCCCTCCGTGGGTTAATATGACGATTATGGAAGCTTGTTATCAGGCGAAAGTCTCTTATCTGGATACGTCAGTTGCCGTTGATTTGTGCTCAGAAGGACAGCAGGTTCCTCAGGCTTATGACTGGCAGTGGGGTTATCGTGAGAAGTTTAAACAGGCGGGAATTACCGGCATCTTAGGTGCTGGTTTTGATCCCGGTGTGGTAAGTATTTTTGCCGCTTATGCCGTCAAGCACCTGTTTGATGAGATTGATTCTATCGATGTGATGGATGTCAATGCCGGTGATCATGGCAAAAAATTTGCGACTAACTTTGACCCTGAAACCAATATGCTGGAGATTCAGGGCGATTCTTTTTTCTGGGAAGAAGGCGAGTGGAAGTGTGTTGGTTGCCATACCCGGATGCATGAGTTTGATTTCCCTGTGGTCGGTAAGCACAAAGTCTTTTCAATGGCTCATGATGAAGTCCGTTCACTGAAAGAATTTATTCCGGCAAAACGGATTGAGTTCTGGATGGGATTTGGTGATCGTTACCTGAATTATTTCAACGTCATGCGTGATATCGGTTTATTAAGCCCTGATCCGGTGACGTTGCCGGACGGTCGGGAAGTTCAGCCGCTGCATGTCCTGAAAGCGCTGTTGCCGGACCCGACATCTCTGGCACCGGGTTATACCGGCAATACTTGTATCGGTACCTGGGTTCAGGGAATGAAAGATGGGAAACCGCGTAGTGTCTTCTTATACAATATTGCCGATCATGAAGTGGCGTATAAGGATGTTGAGCATCAGGCTATCTCATATACAACCGGTGTTCCTGCGATCACTGCTGCAATTCAGTACTTTAAAGGAAAATGGGCCGATGCCGGCGTGTTCAATATGGAGCAGCTTGACCCGGATCCTTTCCTGAAAACCATGCCTGAAATTGGTCTTGACTGGGATTATCAGGAACTGGAAGTCGGGCAGCCGGATATTCAGATTCTGAAATAA